The DNA segment AAATGCTTCTGCAAAAAGCACATTTACAATCCCAAAATCATCCATATTTTCTAAATATACATTTACTTTTATAACTTTGTCCATTGAACTTTGTGAATCTTCAAGTAAAATTTTTAAATTTTCCAAAACTTGTCTTGTCTGTTTTTTAATATCCCTCTCTACTATTTGTCCATTTGCCATCAAAGGTATTTGAGCAGAAGTATATATAAACCCGTTTGCTCTTATAGCTTGTGAATAAGGACCAATTGCCTCTGGTAAGTTTTTACTCTCTAATAATTCCATTTATTCTCCCTAAAAATCCCATTTTCAAAGGACCCATTATTGTAATAATCTCTTTTAACAGTGGAAGTAAATTCCACTTAAAGAGTCAAACCCTAAAGGAAAGAACAAGTTCTTTCTTTCTTAAAGTAATAAATTTTACATAAAACATTATAAATTATAACTTACTAATTTTCCACTTCTTAATTGTCTTAAGCTATCTTGTATTTTTCTAAGGGATAGACTTTTTTCTTTCAAACTTAACTTATCATCAAATTTTATATTTGACATCTTCTTTGTATAAAATTTTGTTAAAAATCTAAGCAATTGCTCTTGCAACTCTTCATTTGAGTAGTTTAAAATATGTTCATTTAATAAAATTCTATTTAAAGAGATATTATCTGGCTCATTTAGGCAAAGCAAAAATTCATTTTTATGAAACTCAAACATCTTTTCATCAACAATATCCAAAATATTGTCAAGGGAATTTTTGTTCTCTAAAATATACTTTATAACAGATAACTCAGCAATATCGATTTTTGTTAAATTAACTTCAATCTTTCTACTTATATCAGTTGAAGTTTTAACAAAACTCTCTCTAATATTTAATTTTTGGGCAATATATCTCTTATATTCATCTTGGTAAATTACATTTAAAGTTTTAAGATAGTCATTTACTTCAATTAAAGCTTTTTGTTTCTGACTTGGGTCATTTATGCTATATTTTGAGATAATATAATCAATTGAAAA comes from the Halarcobacter ebronensis genome and includes:
- a CDS encoding Rid family detoxifying hydrolase; this encodes MELLESKNLPEAIGPYSQAIRANGFIYTSAQIPLMANGQIVERDIKKQTRQVLENLKILLEDSQSSMDKVIKVNVYLENMDDFGIVNVLFAEAFGDHKPARTTISAKELPMKSMVVIDAIALPIEFR